From the genome of Solidesulfovibrio carbinolicus, one region includes:
- the ettA gene encoding energy-dependent translational throttle protein EttA, whose product MAVEPNKIIYSMIRVSKFHDKKPIIKDISLSYFYGAKIGVLGLNGSGKSTLLKILAGVDKDFQGETVLTPGHTIGYLEQDPLVDVTKTVREVVEEGVAETVALLKEFEDINAAFAEPMDDDAMNKLIERQGEVQEKLDACDAWDLDSRLDMAMDALRCPPADTPCNVLSGGERRRVALCRLFLQKPDIMLLDEPTNHLDAESVAWMEHFLHGYPGTVIAVTHDRYFLDNVAGWILELDRGRGIPWKGNYTSWLEQKQERLRQEEKSESERSKTLARELEWVRMSPRGRHAKSKARIAAYESLASQESDRLAKELEIFIPPGPRLGKNVIEAEGVSKGFDDRLLFENLTFTVPRGAIVGIIGPNGAGKTTMFRLITGQETVDSGAFKLGDTVQLAHVDQSREALDPEKSVFEVVGEGYDTIRLGNKDVNARAYIARFNFTGGDQQKKVKVLSGGEKNRLHLALMLKSGANVLLLDEPTNDLDVNTLRALEEALLSFAGSALVISHDRWFLDRVATHILAFEGESQAVFFDGNFTEYEADRKARLGADADIPHRIKYRHFSRA is encoded by the coding sequence ATGGCCGTAGAGCCCAATAAGATCATCTATTCGATGATCCGCGTCAGCAAGTTCCACGACAAAAAACCCATCATCAAGGACATCTCGCTGTCCTATTTCTACGGCGCCAAGATCGGCGTGCTGGGCCTCAACGGCTCGGGCAAATCCACCCTGCTCAAGATCCTGGCTGGCGTGGACAAGGATTTCCAGGGCGAGACCGTGCTCACCCCGGGCCATACCATCGGCTACCTGGAACAGGACCCGCTGGTGGACGTCACCAAGACCGTGCGCGAGGTGGTCGAGGAAGGCGTGGCCGAGACCGTGGCTTTGCTCAAGGAATTCGAGGACATCAACGCCGCCTTTGCCGAGCCCATGGACGACGACGCCATGAATAAGCTCATCGAGCGCCAGGGCGAGGTGCAGGAAAAGCTCGACGCCTGCGACGCCTGGGATCTCGACAGCCGCCTGGACATGGCCATGGACGCCCTGCGCTGCCCGCCGGCCGACACGCCTTGCAACGTGCTCTCCGGCGGCGAACGCCGCCGCGTGGCCCTGTGCCGGCTGTTCCTGCAAAAGCCCGACATCATGCTCCTCGACGAACCCACCAACCACCTGGACGCCGAGTCCGTGGCCTGGATGGAGCATTTCCTGCACGGCTACCCCGGCACGGTCATTGCCGTCACTCACGACCGCTACTTCCTGGACAACGTGGCCGGCTGGATTCTGGAACTCGACCGGGGCCGGGGCATCCCCTGGAAGGGCAACTACACCTCGTGGCTGGAGCAGAAGCAGGAGCGTCTGCGCCAAGAGGAAAAAAGCGAGAGCGAACGGTCCAAGACCCTGGCCCGGGAACTGGAATGGGTGCGCATGTCGCCGCGCGGCCGCCACGCCAAATCCAAGGCCCGTATCGCCGCTTACGAATCCCTGGCCTCCCAGGAATCCGACCGTCTGGCCAAGGAACTGGAAATCTTCATCCCGCCCGGACCGCGCCTGGGCAAGAACGTCATCGAGGCCGAGGGCGTGTCCAAGGGCTTCGACGACCGCCTGCTCTTTGAGAATCTGACCTTCACCGTGCCGCGCGGCGCCATCGTCGGCATCATCGGCCCCAACGGCGCGGGCAAGACCACCATGTTCCGCCTCATCACCGGCCAGGAAACCGTGGACAGCGGAGCCTTCAAGCTCGGCGACACCGTGCAGCTGGCCCACGTGGACCAGAGCCGCGAGGCGCTCGATCCCGAGAAGTCGGTCTTCGAGGTGGTGGGCGAAGGCTATGACACCATCCGGCTGGGCAACAAGGACGTCAACGCCCGGGCCTACATCGCCCGCTTCAACTTCACCGGCGGCGACCAGCAAAAAAAGGTCAAGGTGCTCTCCGGCGGCGAGAAAAACCGCCTGCACCTGGCCCTTATGCTCAAAAGCGGCGCCAACGTCCTGCTTTTGGACGAACCGACCAACGATCTCGACGTCAACACCCTGCGCGCCCTGGAAGAAGCCCTGCTCTCCTTTGCCGGCTCGGCCCTGGTCATCAGCCACGACCGCTGGTTCCTGGATCGCGTGGCCACCCACATTCTGGCCTTCGAAGGTGAGAGCCAGGCCGTCTTTTTCGACGGCAACTTCACCGAGTACGAGGCCGACCGCAAAGCACGCCTGGGAGCCGACGCCGATATCCCCCACCGTATCAAATACCGCCATTTCAGCCGCGCCTAG
- a CDS encoding methyl-accepting chemotaxis protein, whose product MSHPTRDVIGPIQSAALAALAAANLSLAVALSLSPDWLQTTPALLPLSAVGWSVLAVWGATVYARLSRLARTAVAATGTLDALAAGNLAATPPPVGLAARNRFRDFCVSDKNAVTTIAAYSREFESSSSAASAMAAASKDDAAAIDARARQLARDMETMDAAADDTAAHIASVAASVEQTRQASDEIAASVDRAREAVERAAEAARRNAVEIAGLGERAATGATGLRQVADSIVGVRDQASNLQRDMAALGRDSQSIGEVLGVIADIADQTNLLALNAAIEAARAGESGRGFAVVADEVRKLAEKTMTATRDVGAAITSIQAMAKGNVAATEQAVAAVEASARLAEEQIAGAEGLMRAMGDVGGEVGAIAETVDSLRDMIFTSSNATEEHSQATAAIAESLSGAARIAENMREQARHGLDAARDISGRAAGVAESVAGMAAASQQVNSSSRELTRLTGLLTDQIGQFDLGKPPFDIAAVKTAHLAWRARLESILLGHIRLDPSEVADHHQCQFGKWYDADGRRSFAGQPIFDEIGRHHEQVHALARRIAGLVSRGQSGEASALMEQFETVRVQLFDALNRLYLEKTA is encoded by the coding sequence ATGTCTCACCCGACCCGCGACGTTATCGGGCCGATCCAATCCGCCGCCCTGGCCGCCCTGGCCGCCGCCAACCTGAGCCTTGCCGTAGCCCTGTCCCTGTCCCCCGATTGGCTCCAAACCACGCCCGCCCTGCTCCCCCTGTCCGCCGTGGGCTGGAGCGTGCTGGCCGTCTGGGGCGCGACGGTTTACGCGCGCCTGTCCAGACTGGCCCGAACCGCCGTTGCCGCCACGGGCACGCTGGACGCCCTGGCCGCCGGCAATCTGGCCGCCACGCCGCCGCCCGTGGGCCTGGCCGCCCGCAACCGCTTCCGCGACTTTTGCGTGAGTGACAAAAACGCCGTCACCACCATCGCCGCCTATTCCCGGGAGTTCGAGTCCAGCTCCAGCGCGGCCAGCGCCATGGCCGCAGCTTCCAAGGACGACGCCGCCGCCATCGACGCCAGGGCCCGCCAACTCGCCCGGGACATGGAAACCATGGACGCCGCCGCCGACGATACCGCCGCCCACATCGCCTCGGTGGCCGCATCGGTGGAGCAGACGCGCCAAGCCAGCGACGAGATCGCCGCCAGCGTGGATCGGGCCAGGGAGGCTGTGGAACGCGCCGCCGAGGCGGCCCGTCGCAACGCCGTGGAAATCGCCGGCCTTGGAGAGCGCGCCGCGACAGGCGCAACCGGCCTGCGCCAGGTGGCCGACTCCATTGTCGGCGTGCGCGACCAGGCGTCCAATCTCCAACGCGACATGGCGGCGCTAGGGCGCGACAGCCAATCCATCGGCGAAGTGCTCGGCGTTATCGCCGACATCGCCGACCAGACCAACCTGCTCGCCCTCAATGCCGCCATCGAGGCGGCCCGGGCCGGCGAGTCCGGCCGGGGGTTCGCCGTAGTGGCCGACGAGGTCCGCAAACTGGCCGAAAAGACCATGACCGCCACCCGGGACGTGGGCGCGGCCATCACCTCTATCCAGGCCATGGCCAAGGGCAACGTGGCGGCGACGGAGCAGGCCGTGGCCGCCGTGGAAGCCAGCGCCCGGCTGGCCGAGGAACAGATCGCCGGAGCCGAGGGGCTCATGCGGGCCATGGGCGACGTCGGCGGCGAGGTCGGAGCCATCGCCGAAACCGTGGACAGCCTGCGGGATATGATCTTCACCAGCTCCAACGCCACGGAAGAGCATTCCCAGGCCACGGCCGCCATTGCCGAAAGCCTCTCCGGCGCGGCGCGCATCGCCGAGAACATGCGCGAACAAGCCCGCCACGGCCTGGACGCGGCCCGGGACATCTCCGGCCGAGCGGCCGGCGTGGCCGAGTCCGTAGCCGGCATGGCCGCCGCCTCCCAGCAGGTCAATTCCTCGTCCCGGGAGCTGACGCGCTTAACCGGCTTGCTGACCGACCAGATCGGCCAGTTCGACCTTGGCAAGCCGCCCTTTGACATTGCCGCCGTCAAGACGGCCCACCTGGCCTGGCGGGCCAGGCTGGAGTCGATCCTGCTCGGGCACATCCGCCTTGATCCCTCGGAGGTGGCCGACCACCACCAGTGCCAGTTCGGCAAGTGGTACGACGCCGACGGCCGCCGTTCCTTCGCCGGCCAGCCGATTTTCGACGAGATCGGCCGCCATCACGAGCAGGTCCACGCCCTGGCCCGCCGCATTGCCGGGCTCGTCAGCCGGGGCCAAAGCGGCGAAGCCTCGGCCCTCATGGAGCAATTCGAGACCGTTCGCGTCCAGCTGTTCGACGCCCTCAATCGGTTGTATCTGGAAAAGACGGCCTAA
- a CDS encoding sigma 54-interacting transcriptional regulator — protein sequence MASKTLNLQLHCLQAISGIIDQALDLEQSLQDILRILAETLSMKRATITLVDRSTGKLVISVSQGLSPEEKRRGVYGLSEGVTGLIFQTAEPYVVPDIRHEPLFLNKTQSRKIERDRISFVGVPIILHGQPIGVLNVDRLFGDEVDFNEDVAFLTVVATLIGQFMSLNEKYEAKVEVLKRENVSLKFKLSQESRGLYIVGRSLAMQDVQRQIEKVAPTRATVLLLGESGTGKTLIGRIIHDLSERKDYPFIKVNCASIPENLLESELFGYEKGAFTGADQTKPGRFEEANKGTIFLDEIGELPLGLQAKLLRVLQDKEFERLGSNKTRQVDVRILAATNKDLAALAEVGAFRPDLYYRLNVFPLQTPPLRERKEDIQSLIIHFLNKVSKEYARNLTFSTEALAVLKEYDWPGNVREMENLVERLVILAENERIDADLIRPYLTIPSRDDSYEAEYGSEGEGAPSLKSLEKSVIIDALRRHGGIQHKAARELGITPRQMGYRVKKFNLESMVAVQRVKNR from the coding sequence ATGGCTTCAAAGACCCTGAATCTCCAGCTGCATTGCCTCCAGGCAATAAGCGGCATCATCGACCAGGCCCTGGACCTGGAGCAGTCGCTCCAGGACATCCTGCGCATCCTGGCCGAGACGCTTTCCATGAAGCGGGCCACCATCACTTTGGTGGACCGCTCCACGGGCAAGCTGGTCATCAGCGTTTCCCAGGGGTTGTCTCCCGAGGAGAAGCGGCGCGGGGTCTACGGCTTAAGCGAGGGCGTCACCGGACTTATTTTCCAGACCGCCGAGCCGTACGTGGTGCCGGACATCCGCCACGAGCCGCTGTTTCTCAACAAGACCCAGTCGCGCAAGATCGAACGCGACCGCATCTCCTTTGTCGGCGTGCCCATCATCCTCCACGGCCAGCCCATCGGCGTGCTCAATGTGGACCGGCTTTTTGGCGACGAGGTGGACTTCAACGAGGACGTGGCCTTTCTCACCGTCGTGGCCACGCTGATTGGCCAGTTCATGAGCCTCAACGAGAAGTACGAGGCCAAGGTCGAAGTCCTCAAGCGCGAGAACGTTTCGCTGAAGTTCAAGCTCTCCCAGGAATCCCGGGGGCTGTACATCGTCGGGCGCAGCCTGGCCATGCAGGATGTCCAGCGCCAGATCGAAAAGGTCGCCCCGACCCGGGCCACGGTGCTGCTGCTTGGCGAATCCGGCACCGGCAAGACGCTCATCGGCCGCATCATCCACGACCTCTCCGAACGCAAGGACTATCCCTTCATCAAGGTAAACTGCGCCTCGATCCCGGAAAACCTGCTGGAATCGGAACTGTTCGGCTACGAAAAGGGCGCGTTCACCGGCGCGGACCAGACCAAGCCCGGCCGTTTCGAGGAAGCCAACAAGGGGACCATCTTTCTCGACGAGATCGGCGAACTGCCCCTGGGGCTTCAGGCCAAGCTCCTGCGTGTGCTGCAGGACAAGGAATTCGAGCGCCTTGGCAGCAACAAGACCCGGCAGGTGGACGTGCGCATCCTGGCCGCCACCAACAAGGATCTGGCCGCTCTGGCCGAGGTCGGCGCGTTCCGGCCGGACCTCTATTACCGCTTAAACGTCTTTCCCTTGCAGACCCCGCCGCTTCGGGAGCGCAAGGAGGACATCCAAAGCCTCATCATCCATTTCCTCAACAAGGTTTCCAAGGAATACGCCCGCAACCTGACCTTTTCCACCGAGGCCCTGGCCGTGCTCAAGGAGTACGACTGGCCGGGCAACGTGCGCGAGATGGAGAATCTGGTGGAGCGGCTGGTTATCCTGGCGGAAAACGAGCGTATCGACGCCGACCTCATCCGGCCCTATCTCACCATCCCCAGCCGCGACGACAGTTACGAAGCCGAGTACGGCAGCGAAGGCGAAGGCGCGCCGTCGCTCAAAAGCCTGGAAAAGTCCGTCATCATCGACGCCCTGCGCCGCCATGGCGGCATCCAGCACAAAGCGGCCAGGGAACTCGGCATCACGCCCCGGCAGATGGGCTATCGGGTGAAGAAATTCAATCTGGAATCCATGGTGGCCGTGCAGCGGGTGAAAAACCGCTGA
- the argH gene encoding argininosuccinate lyase yields MSTKMWGGRFGEGTGALMEAYSESVSYDRRMYRQDIAGSKAHARMLAKRGVLAGEEAERIVAGLDLVLEEIESGVFPWRLELEDVHMNIEQRLTELIGPLGGKLHTGRSRNDQVCLDFRLYVAESLEVWTRLLRELAGVFVDRAAEHKDTLLPGCTHLQPAQPVSLAQHLLAYAWMLRRDCERAEDALKRVRVSPLGAAALAGTTYPLDPSMVARSVGFSHAFGNSMDAVSDRDFALESLFCASVIMAHLSRFCEEIILWANPRFGYVALPDAYATGSSIMPQKKNPDAAELMRGRVGRVYGSLMGLLTVLKGLPLTYNRDLQEDKEPFFDADDTVRASLRVMAGMLAELRFRPERMREALGQGFLNATELADYLAAKGVPFREAHHITGRAVAQAEALGIGLEQLTLEQLRVFSPAIESDVFEALRYETAVARRNGPGGTGPQSVTNQMAELSRWLQRP; encoded by the coding sequence ATGTCCACGAAAATGTGGGGCGGGCGGTTTGGCGAGGGCACCGGGGCCTTGATGGAGGCCTACAGCGAATCCGTTTCCTATGACCGGCGCATGTACCGTCAGGACATTGCCGGCTCCAAGGCCCATGCGCGCATGTTGGCCAAGCGCGGCGTGCTTGCCGGCGAAGAGGCCGAGCGCATCGTGGCCGGTCTGGATCTGGTGCTGGAAGAGATCGAGTCCGGGGTCTTTCCCTGGCGGCTGGAGCTGGAAGACGTTCACATGAACATCGAGCAGCGCCTGACCGAGCTCATTGGCCCCTTGGGCGGCAAGCTCCACACCGGGCGCAGCCGCAACGATCAGGTCTGCCTGGATTTCCGCCTTTACGTGGCCGAGAGCCTGGAGGTGTGGACGAGGCTTTTGCGCGAGCTGGCCGGGGTGTTTGTCGACCGCGCCGCCGAGCATAAGGACACGCTCTTGCCTGGCTGCACCCATCTCCAGCCGGCCCAGCCGGTGAGCCTGGCCCAGCATCTTTTGGCCTACGCCTGGATGCTCAGGCGCGACTGCGAGCGGGCCGAGGACGCCTTGAAGCGCGTTCGCGTCTCGCCGCTTGGCGCGGCCGCCCTGGCCGGCACCACCTATCCCCTGGACCCGTCCATGGTGGCGCGCTCGGTGGGCTTTTCCCACGCCTTCGGCAACAGCATGGACGCCGTGTCCGATCGGGATTTCGCCCTGGAGTCGCTATTTTGCGCCTCGGTCATCATGGCGCACTTAAGCCGCTTTTGCGAAGAAATCATCCTCTGGGCCAACCCGCGTTTCGGCTACGTCGCCCTGCCCGACGCCTACGCCACCGGGTCGAGCATCATGCCCCAGAAGAAAAATCCCGACGCCGCCGAACTCATGCGCGGCCGGGTGGGGCGGGTCTACGGCTCGCTCATGGGGCTTTTGACCGTGCTCAAGGGCCTGCCGCTGACCTACAACCGCGATCTCCAGGAAGACAAGGAACCCTTTTTCGATGCCGACGACACGGTGCGGGCCTCGCTTCGGGTCATGGCCGGGATGCTCGCCGAGCTGCGCTTCCGCCCCGAGCGGATGCGCGAGGCGCTGGGGCAGGGGTTTCTCAACGCCACCGAGCTGGCCGACTACTTGGCCGCCAAAGGCGTGCCCTTCCGGGAAGCCCACCACATCACCGGCCGGGCCGTGGCCCAGGCCGAGGCCCTGGGCATCGGCCTGGAGCAATTGACCTTGGAGCAATTGCGTGTATTTTCCCCGGCCATAGAGTCGGATGTTTTCGAGGCGCTACGGTATGAAACCGCCGTGGCCAGGCGCAACGGACCCGGCGGCACAGGTCCTCAATCCGTGACCAACCAGATGGCGGAACTTTCCCGATGGCTTCAAAGACCCTGA
- a CDS encoding argininosuccinate synthase yields the protein MSTIKKVVLAYSGGLDTSVILKWIKKTYNCEVITVTCDLGQEEELDGLEEKALKTGATKAYIDDLREEFAKDFIFPMLRAGAIYEGRYLLGTSIARPLIAKRLVDVARAEGAQAVAHGATGKGNDQVRFELTTGVLAPDLRTIAPWREWDFASRTDLLNFAKDNGIPVPSDKKGSDHSMDRNLMHLSFEGGELEDPWNEPSADTYLLTVPVEKAPDVADVVTIDFEHGDPVAIDGEKLSPAALIKKLNTLGGKHGVGRIDMVENRFVGMKSRGVYETPGCTILHIARRDLEGICLDREVMHLRDSLIPRYAEMVYNGFWYAPERKALQAMIDQAQERVTGTVRVKLYKGQAYPLGRKSPNSLYNPKLATFEKDEVYNQADATGFIRLVGLRLRGLGQ from the coding sequence ATGAGCACCATCAAGAAAGTCGTCCTGGCCTACTCCGGGGGCCTCGACACCTCGGTCATCCTCAAGTGGATCAAAAAGACCTACAACTGCGAAGTCATCACCGTCACCTGCGACCTCGGCCAGGAAGAGGAACTTGACGGCCTGGAAGAAAAGGCCCTCAAAACCGGCGCGACCAAGGCCTACATCGACGACCTACGCGAAGAGTTCGCCAAGGACTTCATCTTCCCCATGCTGCGGGCCGGAGCCATCTACGAAGGCCGCTACCTGCTCGGCACCTCCATTGCCCGGCCGCTTATCGCCAAGCGCCTGGTGGACGTGGCCCGGGCCGAGGGCGCTCAGGCCGTGGCCCACGGCGCCACCGGCAAGGGCAACGACCAGGTGCGCTTCGAATTGACCACCGGCGTCCTGGCCCCGGACCTGCGCACCATCGCCCCCTGGCGCGAATGGGATTTCGCCTCGCGCACGGATCTGCTCAATTTCGCCAAGGACAACGGCATCCCCGTGCCTTCCGACAAGAAAGGCTCGGACCACAGCATGGACCGCAACCTCATGCACTTAAGCTTCGAGGGCGGCGAGCTGGAAGACCCCTGGAACGAGCCCAGCGCCGACACCTATCTGCTCACCGTGCCCGTGGAAAAAGCTCCTGACGTGGCCGACGTCGTCACCATCGACTTCGAGCACGGCGACCCGGTGGCCATCGACGGCGAAAAGCTGTCCCCGGCCGCGCTCATCAAAAAGCTCAACACCCTTGGCGGCAAACATGGCGTGGGCCGCATCGACATGGTCGAAAACCGCTTCGTCGGCATGAAGTCGCGCGGCGTCTACGAGACCCCGGGCTGCACCATCCTGCACATCGCCCGGCGCGACCTCGAAGGCATCTGCCTGGACCGCGAAGTCATGCACCTGCGCGACAGCCTCATCCCGCGCTACGCCGAAATGGTCTACAACGGCTTCTGGTACGCCCCGGAACGCAAGGCCCTGCAGGCCATGATCGATCAGGCCCAGGAGCGCGTCACCGGCACGGTGCGGGTCAAACTTTACAAGGGCCAGGCCTATCCCCTGGGACGCAAGTCGCCCAACAGCCTCTACAACCCCAAGCTCGCCACCTTCGAGAAAGACGAGGTCTACAACCAGGCCGACGCCACCGGCTTCATCCGGTTGGTGGGGCTGCGGTTGCGGGGACTGGGGCAGTAG
- the argF gene encoding ornithine carbamoyltransferase: MPRHFLTILDFSRDEAARILDRAAAMKAADHRSDLLAGKTCILIFEKASTRTRVSFEVAVRHLGGWPIFMTQNDSQLGRDEPIRDTARVLSRYADCLIVRTFGHDKLVDLAGYGSIPVVNALSDAYHPCQIMADLLTMREHSGRLDGLKLAYVGDGNNIAHSIVNAAARFPIRVAIASPDGYKPDPAVVAKAQGQGADVTITTDPAEAAAGADYLYTDVWASMGQEAEHAARVKIFAGYQINDALLAKAAPGAKVLHCLPAHRGEEITDAVMEGPASIVWDEAENRLHVQKAILEWVFTAAG; this comes from the coding sequence ATGCCCCGACATTTTTTGACCATCCTCGATTTCAGCCGCGACGAGGCCGCCCGCATCCTCGACCGGGCCGCTGCCATGAAGGCCGCCGACCACCGCAGCGATCTGCTGGCCGGCAAGACCTGCATTCTCATTTTCGAAAAAGCCTCCACCCGCACCCGGGTGTCCTTCGAGGTCGCCGTGCGCCACCTCGGCGGCTGGCCCATCTTCATGACCCAAAACGATTCCCAACTCGGCCGCGATGAGCCCATCCGCGACACCGCCCGCGTGCTGTCGCGCTACGCCGATTGCCTGATCGTGCGCACCTTCGGCCACGACAAGCTGGTCGACCTGGCCGGCTACGGCTCCATCCCCGTGGTCAACGCCCTGTCCGACGCCTACCATCCTTGCCAGATCATGGCCGACCTGCTCACCATGCGCGAGCACTCCGGCCGCCTCGACGGCCTGAAACTGGCCTACGTCGGCGACGGCAACAACATCGCCCATTCCATCGTGAACGCCGCCGCCCGCTTCCCCATCCGCGTGGCTATCGCCTCGCCCGACGGCTACAAGCCCGACCCGGCCGTGGTGGCCAAAGCCCAGGGACAGGGAGCCGACGTCACCATTACCACCGATCCGGCCGAGGCCGCCGCCGGAGCCGATTACCTTTATACCGACGTCTGGGCCTCCATGGGCCAGGAAGCCGAACACGCCGCGCGCGTGAAGATTTTCGCCGGCTATCAGATCAACGACGCCCTGCTGGCCAAGGCCGCGCCCGGGGCCAAGGTGCTCCATTGTCTCCCCGCCCACCGGGGCGAGGAGATCACCGACGCCGTCATGGAAGGCCCGGCCTCCATCGTGTGGGACGAGGCCGAAAACCGGCTCCACGTCCAAAAGGCCATCCTCGAATGGGTTTTTACGGCGGCCGGCTAG
- a CDS encoding SH3 domain-containing protein: MKTIWNLLALLGLVAALSGCTVTAAPMVYVPPPACPEGYYYASGYGCIPLPAGVVVPPDAVYAVVNTQGLSLRSCGSTRCDIINSLNVGEQVQVLSHQGDWTHVWAFTRGQEGWVASRYLN, from the coding sequence ATGAAGACGATCTGGAATCTCTTGGCATTGTTGGGATTGGTCGCGGCGCTTTCGGGCTGCACGGTCACGGCCGCGCCCATGGTCTACGTGCCGCCGCCGGCCTGCCCCGAAGGCTACTACTACGCTTCGGGCTACGGCTGTATCCCCTTGCCGGCCGGCGTGGTCGTGCCGCCGGACGCGGTCTACGCCGTGGTCAACACTCAGGGGTTGAGCCTTCGCAGCTGCGGTTCCACGCGTTGCGACATCATCAACTCCCTCAATGTCGGCGAACAGGTGCAGGTGCTCAGCCACCAAGGGGACTGGACCCATGTCTGGGCCTTTACCCGAGGCCAGGAAGGCTGGGTGGCCAGCCGCTACCTCAACTAG
- a CDS encoding SGNH/GDSL hydrolase family protein translates to MDRPCPGRTSPFLSRVFTAALLAACLGAAVFAPEAWAKKQPKDQPAQAEPATAQSLAAAAQPACSPKKILIVGDSFAVGLGMTLEQSLKPRGPVALASKGKVSSGLNSPKFYDWEKALGEFLDAEKPDALVVMLGGNDAKNGKGTPEWSRDFQAKAERFLSIAAGRGVPVAWVGLPPMREKTFSQKAWTANEAMRAACATSKGCRFIDSWDLFADNSGNFSAKKPVAGKAVSLRGKDGVHFSPAGCKLLTDRIATGLPVAP, encoded by the coding sequence TTGGACCGCCCTTGTCCTGGGCGCACCTCCCCTTTCCTGTCCCGAGTTTTCACGGCGGCGCTTCTGGCTGCCTGCCTTGGCGCGGCGGTTTTCGCCCCCGAAGCCTGGGCAAAAAAACAGCCCAAGGACCAGCCGGCCCAGGCCGAGCCGGCCACGGCACAATCCCTGGCCGCCGCGGCCCAACCGGCCTGCTCTCCCAAAAAAATCCTCATCGTCGGCGACTCCTTCGCCGTGGGCCTGGGCATGACCCTTGAGCAATCCCTCAAGCCCCGGGGGCCGGTGGCCCTGGCCAGCAAGGGCAAGGTTTCCAGCGGTCTCAATAGCCCGAAATTCTATGACTGGGAAAAGGCCCTGGGCGAATTTCTGGACGCCGAGAAGCCCGACGCCCTGGTGGTCATGCTCGGCGGCAACGACGCCAAAAACGGCAAGGGCACGCCGGAGTGGTCCCGGGATTTCCAGGCCAAGGCCGAGCGGTTTCTGTCCATCGCCGCCGGACGGGGCGTGCCCGTGGCCTGGGTGGGGCTGCCGCCCATGCGCGAGAAGACCTTCAGCCAGAAGGCCTGGACCGCCAACGAAGCCATGCGGGCCGCCTGCGCCACCTCCAAGGGCTGCCGTTTCATCGACTCATGGGATCTTTTCGCCGACAATTCCGGCAACTTCTCGGCCAAAAAGCCGGTGGCCGGCAAGGCCGTTTCTCTTCGCGGCAAGGACGGGGTCCACTTCAGCCCGGCCGGCTGCAAGCTCCTCACCGACCGCATCGCCACCGGCCTGCCCGTGGCGCCCTGA
- a CDS encoding SGNH/GDSL hydrolase family protein, producing the protein MSWKKACLVYCIALVVAILANIEKVSVWVDDRMGDGPASEAARQVRRVRNLWRETQLAAHWRQLDCEIAAYFDETYKNNLACREEPTSDAAAQALRERLDPNQPLLKPDEPIDADNLLAALSPPKPGAAEGEGAGPAVAHPPLSGQPGSGEQALTQGKGPAPRKLLVVGDSLAIGLSLSLRRSVAEIEGLELIEEGKVSSGLANPKYYDWSRALRVFLDKYKPDLVVVMMGANDAKYINVNEKPRSPGNPNKTWPEVFSMRVEDFLSAMQEKNIRNYWIGLPVMGDAPYAKQVEIMNDIVKTEAAKFRNSTYLDTWTLLADDQGNYSTFLPNDKGVKIKVRANDKVHFTVAGGDVLAQAFLAALAKDVEIVAKKPAAAAPQAAQTAPK; encoded by the coding sequence ATGAGTTGGAAAAAAGCCTGCCTCGTATACTGCATCGCCCTGGTCGTCGCCATATTGGCCAACATCGAAAAGGTGTCGGTCTGGGTGGACGACCGTATGGGCGACGGCCCGGCCTCGGAAGCGGCCCGGCAGGTGCGCCGGGTACGCAACCTCTGGCGCGAGACCCAGCTGGCCGCCCACTGGCGGCAACTTGACTGCGAAATAGCTGCCTATTTCGACGAGACGTATAAAAACAACCTGGCCTGCCGCGAGGAGCCGACCTCCGACGCCGCCGCCCAGGCCCTACGCGAACGCCTGGACCCCAACCAGCCTCTGCTTAAGCCCGACGAGCCCATCGACGCCGACAATCTGCTGGCCGCCTTGTCGCCCCCCAAACCGGGCGCGGCCGAGGGCGAGGGAGCCGGGCCGGCCGTGGCCCACCCGCCCCTTTCCGGCCAGCCCGGCTCCGGGGAACAAGCCCTAACCCAGGGCAAGGGACCGGCTCCGCGCAAGCTGCTGGTGGTCGGCGATTCCCTGGCCATCGGCCTGTCCCTGTCGCTGCGACGCAGCGTGGCCGAAATCGAGGGTCTGGAACTCATCGAGGAAGGCAAGGTCTCAAGCGGCCTGGCCAATCCCAAATACTATGACTGGAGCCGGGCGTTGCGGGTCTTTCTCGACAAGTACAAGCCCGATCTGGTCGTGGTCATGATGGGGGCCAACGACGCCAAGTACATCAACGTCAATGAAAAGCCCCGCTCGCCCGGCAATCCCAACAAGACCTGGCCGGAAGTCTTTTCCATGCGCGTGGAGGATTTCCTTTCCGCCATGCAGGAAAAAAACATCCGCAACTACTGGATCGGCCTGCCCGTCATGGGCGACGCGCCCTACGCCAAGCAGGTCGAGATCATGAACGACATCGTCAAAACCGAGGCAGCCAAGTTCCGCAACAGCACCTACTTGGACACCTGGACGCTGCTGGCCGACGATCAGGGCAATTATTCGACGTTTTTGCCCAACGACAAAGGGGTCAAGATCAAGGTGCGGGCCAACGACAAGGTCCACTTCACCGTGGCCGGCGGCGATGTCCTGGCCCAGGCCTTCCTGGCCGCCCTGGCCAAGGATGTGGAGATCGTGGCCAAGAAACCGGCCGCCGCCGCGCCCCAGGCCGCCCAGACAGCCCCCAAATAG